From Ruminococcus sp. HUN007, a single genomic window includes:
- the iorA gene encoding indolepyruvate ferredoxin oxidoreductase subunit alpha: protein MKKLLLGNAAFARGLYEGGCKFISSYPGTPSTEITEEAAKYDEIYAEWAPNEKVAMEAAIGASIAGARSFCGMKHVGLNVAADPLYTASYSGVNAGMVIAVADDQGMHSSQNEQDSRHHAIASKVPMLEPSDSQECRDFVMEAFELSEKFDAPVIVRTSTRIAHSQSIVDCEDRKELPLKEYTKNPQKYVMMPAYAKPRHVFVEERTQKLIEFAETSSLNRTEINAGTKTGIITSGAAYQYAKEALGDTVSYLKLGMVNPLPVKLIKDFAAKFDEIIVIEELDDVIETHCRKIGVNTRGKDIFGYIGEISQTIIAEKLLGKKNESVSLDENIPVRPPVMCAGCPHRGVFYALSKNKITVSGDIGCYTLGAVAPLNSMDTTICMGASISALHGFNKVRGAEAEKRSVAVIGDSTFMHSGMTGLVNIAYNATNSTVIILDNSITGMTGHQQNPTTGKNLKGDPAAAVNLEELCKAIGIKRVRVVDPYKLEETEKAILEELEAPEASVIISRRPCALLKYVKHNPPLKVENDKCKSCKMCLKLGCPAISIKNGKACIDHTQCVGCGICAELCKFDAIV from the coding sequence ATGAAGAAACTGTTACTTGGAAATGCGGCATTTGCCCGCGGACTCTATGAAGGTGGATGTAAATTCATTTCAAGCTATCCGGGAACTCCTTCAACTGAAATAACTGAAGAAGCTGCAAAGTACGATGAAATATATGCGGAGTGGGCTCCGAATGAAAAGGTTGCAATGGAGGCTGCCATCGGTGCTTCTATTGCCGGTGCAAGATCTTTCTGCGGAATGAAGCACGTTGGTCTCAACGTTGCTGCTGACCCGCTTTACACAGCTTCATACTCAGGTGTAAATGCCGGTATGGTAATTGCAGTTGCTGACGACCAGGGAATGCACTCATCACAGAATGAGCAGGATTCACGTCATCACGCTATCGCTTCAAAGGTTCCTATGCTCGAACCTTCCGATTCACAGGAATGCCGTGATTTCGTTATGGAAGCCTTTGAACTTTCAGAAAAGTTCGATGCTCCGGTTATCGTAAGAACTTCAACAAGGATCGCTCATTCACAGAGCATCGTTGACTGTGAGGACAGAAAGGAACTTCCTCTTAAGGAATATACAAAGAATCCTCAGAAGTACGTTATGATGCCTGCCTACGCAAAGCCAAGACACGTATTTGTTGAAGAAAGAACTCAGAAACTCATTGAGTTTGCTGAAACATCTTCACTCAACAGAACCGAGATAAACGCAGGTACAAAGACCGGTATCATCACAAGCGGTGCTGCTTACCAGTACGCAAAGGAAGCGCTCGGCGATACAGTTTCATACCTCAAGCTTGGTATGGTAAATCCGCTTCCTGTAAAGCTCATCAAAGACTTTGCTGCAAAGTTTGACGAGATCATCGTTATCGAGGAACTCGACGATGTAATTGAAACACACTGCAGAAAGATCGGCGTAAACACAAGGGGCAAGGATATATTCGGATACATCGGCGAGATCTCACAGACCATCATCGCTGAAAAGCTCCTTGGCAAGAAGAACGAATCAGTTTCACTCGATGAAAACATTCCTGTAAGACCTCCTGTAATGTGTGCCGGATGTCCTCACAGAGGTGTGTTCTACGCTCTTTCCAAGAATAAGATCACAGTTTCAGGCGATATCGGATGCTACACACTCGGCGCAGTTGCTCCGCTCAATTCAATGGATACAACTATCTGTATGGGTGCTTCCATTTCAGCACTTCACGGATTCAACAAGGTCCGCGGTGCTGAGGCTGAAAAGCGTTCAGTAGCGGTTATCGGTGACTCAACATTCATGCACTCAGGCATGACCGGCCTTGTAAACATCGCATACAACGCTACAAATTCAACTGTTATCATCCTTGACAACTCTATCACAGGTATGACAGGACACCAGCAGAACCCTACAACAGGAAAGAACTTAAAGGGCGATCCTGCTGCTGCAGTCAATCTTGAAGAACTCTGCAAGGCTATCGGTATAAAAAGAGTTCGCGTTGTTGATCCTTACAAGCTTGAGGAAACTGAAAAGGCTATTCTCGAAGAACTCGAAGCTCCGGAAGCATCAGTTATCATTTCAAGAAGACCATGCGCTCTTCTCAAGTACGTTAAACACAATCCTCCGCTTAAAGTGGAAAATGACAAGTGCAAGAGCTGCAAGATGTGCCTTAAACTCGGATGTCCTGCAATTTCCATAAAGAACGGCAAGGCATGCATCGACCACACACAGTGCGTAGGATGCGGTATATGTGCAGAACTCTGTAAGTTTGATGCAATCGTCTGA
- a CDS encoding indolepyruvate oxidoreductase subunit beta, whose product MATKSVMIVGVGGQGSLLASRLLGNVILAKGYDVKVSEVHGMSQRGGSVVTYVKYGEKVFSPVIEKGEADVIISFEQLEAARWIPYLKKGGKVITSVQKLDPMPVITGAASYPEDLIEKMRAKGIDVTAVDALSLAEEAGNSKASNVVLMGVVSTKTDFEDEIWQQALEQCVPPKFLELNKKAFELGKNAAK is encoded by the coding sequence ATGGCTACAAAATCTGTAATGATAGTCGGAGTCGGCGGACAGGGTTCACTTCTTGCATCAAGACTCCTCGGAAATGTTATACTTGCAAAAGGCTACGATGTTAAGGTATCGGAAGTTCACGGTATGTCCCAGCGCGGCGGTTCCGTTGTAACTTATGTTAAGTACGGTGAAAAGGTATTTTCACCTGTTATAGAAAAAGGCGAGGCAGATGTTATCATCTCATTCGAGCAGCTTGAAGCAGCAAGATGGATCCCTTATCTCAAAAAGGGCGGCAAGGTGATCACTTCAGTTCAGAAGCTCGATCCTATGCCTGTTATCACAGGTGCGGCTTCATACCCGGAAGATCTCATCGAAAAGATGCGCGCTAAGGGTATCGACGTTACAGCTGTTGACGCTCTCTCACTTGCTGAGGAAGCAGGCAATTCAAAGGCTTCAAATGTCGTTCTCATGGGCGTTGTTTCAACAAAGACTGACTTTGAGGATGAGATCTGGCAGCAGGCACTTGAACAGTGCGTACCGCCTAAGTTCCTTGAACTCAACAAAAAGGCATTTGAACTCGGAAAGAACGCAGCTAAGTAA